One region of Culex pipiens pallens isolate TS chromosome 2, TS_CPP_V2, whole genome shotgun sequence genomic DNA includes:
- the LOC120420714 gene encoding uncharacterized protein LOC120420714, with the protein MFKAVVVCAVIAVSLLGVIHASDLILGNILAGDRILHNQGYVGAGIPNQIANRVVSYNGVYNITAIRAYDRSFNRTGAASLTYGGLGYKNASILVQGRSAGYGYDYLVEIYGR; encoded by the coding sequence ATGTTCAAAGCCGTGGTTGTCTGTGCTGTGATTGCTGTGAGCCTTCTTGGGGTCATCCACGCGTCGGATCTGATCCTTGGAAACATCCTGGCCGGAGATAGGATTCTTCACAACCAGGGATACGTTGGCGCTGGTATTCCGAACCAAATTGCTAACCGCGTGGTCAGCTACAATGGAGTGTACAACATTACCGCGATTCGGGCGTACGATCGATCCTTCAACCGAACCGGGGCGGCTTCATTGACCTATGGAGGCTTGGGGTACAAGAATGCGTCGATTTTGGTGCAAGGCAGAAGTGCTGGATACGGATATGACTATCTGGTGGAGATCTATGGACGTTAA